A stretch of Nonomuraea africana DNA encodes these proteins:
- a CDS encoding adenosine deaminase, whose protein sequence is MSQRPTPDEIRRAPKVLLHDHLDGGLRAETIVDLARETGYDRLPTTDPDNLRQWFEEASDSGSLVRYLETFDHTVGVMQTRESLVRVAAECAEDLAADGVVYAEVRYAPEQHTTTGLSLDQVVEAVLEGFGQVPGIKVGTLLTAMRHQARSMEIAELAVRYRDVGVVGFDIAGAEAGYPPTRHLDAFEYLQRENAHFTIHAGEAFGLPSIWQAIQWCGADRLGHGVRIIDDISAADDGSTKLGRLAAYVRDKRIPLEMCPTSNLQTGAAPSIAEHPIGLLRRLHFRVTVNTDNRLMSSTSVTEEFAKLVEAFDYGWDDLQWFTVNAMKSAFIPFDERLALINGVIKPGFAQLKWQA, encoded by the coding sequence ATGAGCCAGCGACCCACTCCTGACGAGATCCGCCGGGCGCCGAAGGTGCTGCTCCACGACCATCTCGACGGTGGTCTGCGGGCGGAGACGATCGTCGATCTGGCCCGCGAGACGGGCTACGACCGGCTGCCCACGACCGACCCCGACAACCTCAGGCAGTGGTTCGAGGAGGCCTCCGACTCTGGGTCGCTCGTGCGGTACCTGGAGACCTTCGACCACACCGTCGGTGTCATGCAGACGCGCGAGTCCCTGGTCAGGGTGGCCGCCGAGTGCGCCGAAGACCTGGCCGCCGACGGCGTCGTCTACGCCGAGGTGCGGTACGCCCCCGAGCAGCACACCACCACGGGCCTCAGCCTCGACCAGGTCGTGGAAGCGGTGTTGGAGGGGTTCGGCCAGGTGCCCGGCATCAAGGTGGGCACGCTGCTCACCGCCATGCGGCACCAGGCGCGCTCCATGGAGATCGCGGAGCTGGCCGTACGCTACAGGGACGTCGGCGTGGTCGGCTTCGACATCGCCGGCGCCGAGGCGGGCTACCCGCCCACCAGGCACCTCGACGCGTTCGAGTACCTCCAGAGGGAGAACGCGCACTTCACCATCCACGCGGGCGAGGCGTTCGGGCTGCCGTCGATCTGGCAGGCCATCCAGTGGTGCGGCGCCGACCGGCTCGGGCACGGCGTGCGCATCATCGACGACATCTCCGCGGCGGACGACGGGTCCACCAAGCTCGGCAGGCTCGCGGCCTACGTCCGTGACAAGCGCATCCCCCTGGAGATGTGCCCGACCTCCAACCTGCAGACGGGGGCCGCCCCCTCGATCGCCGAGCACCCGATCGGGCTGCTGCGCCGCCTGCACTTCAGGGTGACGGTCAACACCGACAACAGGCTCATGAGCTCCACGAGCGTGACCGAGGAGTTCGCCAAGCTGGTCGAGGCCTTCGACTACGGCTGGGACGACCTGCAGTGGTTCACGGTGAACGCGATGAAGTCGGCGTTCATCCCCTTCGACGAGCGTCTCGCGCTCATCAACGGCGTGATCAAACCCGGGTTCGCGCAGCTCAAGTGGCAGGCATGA
- a CDS encoding cytidine deaminase produces the protein MSIDWDALRDQAAQAMQHAYAPYSKFPVGAAALVDDGRVVTGCNVENASYGLGLCAECGLVSALHASGGGRLVAFTCVDGHGELLMPCGRCRQLLFEFGGEDLLVETPDGPRRMAEILPYAFGPDDLSRGA, from the coding sequence TTGAGCATCGACTGGGACGCCCTTCGCGACCAGGCCGCGCAGGCCATGCAGCACGCCTACGCGCCCTACTCCAAGTTCCCCGTGGGCGCCGCCGCCCTGGTCGACGACGGGCGCGTCGTCACCGGCTGCAACGTGGAGAACGCCTCCTACGGTCTCGGCCTGTGCGCCGAGTGCGGTCTCGTCTCGGCGCTGCACGCCTCGGGCGGTGGCCGCCTGGTGGCCTTCACCTGCGTGGACGGCCACGGCGAGCTGCTCATGCCGTGCGGACGCTGCCGCCAGCTGCTCTTCGAGTTCGGCGGCGAGGACCTGCTGGTGGAGACGCCCGACGGGCCCAGGCGGATGGCCGAGATCCTGCCGTACGCCTTCGGCCCCGACGACCTCTCCCGAGGAGCGTGA
- a CDS encoding cupin domain-containing protein: MVRKIEGATRIPVPGGKVIDEHIGRVNSGDEAVSIAHMTAPPGWEEPAQTPEFTEYTVVLRGSVVIEHAEGTTEVSAGQSFVSEPGEKIRYSVGPEGAEYVAVCLPAFSPDTANRDPEPW, translated from the coding sequence GTGGTGAGAAAGATCGAGGGAGCGACCCGGATCCCGGTCCCGGGCGGCAAGGTCATCGACGAACACATCGGCCGCGTGAACAGCGGCGACGAGGCGGTCTCCATCGCGCACATGACGGCGCCGCCCGGCTGGGAGGAGCCCGCGCAGACGCCGGAGTTCACCGAGTACACGGTGGTGCTGCGCGGAAGCGTCGTGATCGAGCACGCCGAGGGGACGACCGAGGTCTCGGCCGGGCAGTCGTTCGTCTCGGAGCCGGGGGAGAAGATCCGCTACAGCGTGGGCCCCGAGGGCGCCGAGTACGTCGCGGTCTGCCTGCCGGCGTTCTCCCCCGACACCGCCAACCGCGACCCCGAACCCTGGTAG
- a CDS encoding AMIN-like domain-containing (lipo)protein: MRLSRVGAIVGCLAVLVACGPGQAPGGAGSSPGGAGTTGAGMTGASPRGTSPSPDGTSSPTDPASPALPVPTNTKDVEVEGDPGEPVLVKAVRFADHGPLDRVVIDLDGDVTGYSVRWVDELIQDGSGEPIDVRGGAYLQVTLKPANAHTDEGKPTWTGGPIFQAGLGNVQNVVKTGDFEGVVGIGLVLDHRAPFSVAKLTSPDRLVVDVAH, from the coding sequence ATGCGGCTTTCGCGCGTCGGCGCCATCGTGGGTTGCCTCGCCGTCCTGGTGGCCTGCGGTCCTGGCCAGGCCCCCGGCGGGGCCGGCTCGTCGCCTGGCGGTGCGGGCACGACCGGAGCCGGCATGACCGGCGCGAGCCCTCGTGGGACGAGCCCGAGTCCGGACGGCACGTCGTCGCCCACAGATCCGGCCAGCCCGGCCCTCCCGGTCCCGACGAACACCAAGGATGTCGAGGTCGAGGGTGATCCGGGCGAGCCCGTCCTGGTCAAGGCGGTCAGGTTCGCCGACCACGGCCCCCTCGACAGGGTGGTGATCGACCTCGACGGCGACGTCACCGGCTACAGCGTCAGATGGGTGGACGAGCTCATCCAGGACGGCTCGGGCGAACCGATCGACGTGCGGGGTGGCGCCTACCTTCAGGTCACGCTCAAGCCAGCCAACGCGCACACCGACGAGGGCAAGCCCACGTGGACCGGCGGCCCGATCTTCCAGGCCGGTCTCGGGAACGTGCAGAACGTCGTGAAGACGGGCGACTTCGAGGGTGTGGTCGGCATCGGCCTCGTGCTCGACCACCGGGCGCCGTTCTCGGTGGCGAAGCTGACCTCTCCCGACCGCCTCGTGGTCGACGTGGCACACTGA
- a CDS encoding MerR family transcriptional regulator, translated as MFSIGDFARLGLVSVRMLRHYDAIGLLRPAHIDPVTGYRSYQAGQLARLNRVVALKDLGFTLDQVGAILDDKVSAEELHGMVRLRRAQLEARITADLARLRGVEARLRTIEREGYMEDAEVVVKKVAPVRVAQLSARAASYDTEDISPVIQPLYQRICERLGAAGVPMQGPGIAYYLPEDDGTVLVHATFPVNLDTDAGQVHDFEVVDLPGIEAAATIIHRGSMENVGPTFQTLAHWIEENGYRALGLAREVSLHCPPDMSEWVHELQIEIASA; from the coding sequence ATGTTCAGTATCGGAGACTTCGCCAGGCTGGGCCTGGTGTCGGTGCGCATGTTGCGCCACTACGACGCCATTGGCCTGCTTCGCCCCGCCCACATCGACCCCGTCACCGGCTACCGCTCCTACCAGGCGGGACAGCTGGCCAGGCTCAACCGCGTCGTCGCGCTCAAGGATCTCGGCTTCACCCTCGACCAGGTGGGCGCGATCCTCGACGACAAGGTCAGCGCCGAGGAACTGCACGGCATGGTACGGCTGCGCCGCGCCCAGCTGGAGGCGCGGATCACCGCCGACCTGGCCAGGTTGAGAGGGGTGGAGGCACGGCTCCGGACGATCGAGCGGGAGGGTTACATGGAAGACGCCGAAGTCGTGGTCAAGAAGGTCGCACCGGTCAGGGTCGCCCAGCTCAGCGCGAGGGCGGCCAGCTACGACACCGAGGACATCAGCCCGGTCATCCAGCCGCTCTACCAGCGGATCTGCGAGAGGCTGGGCGCGGCGGGCGTGCCGATGCAGGGGCCGGGCATCGCCTACTACCTGCCGGAGGACGACGGCACGGTGCTGGTGCACGCCACGTTCCCGGTCAACCTCGACACGGACGCGGGCCAGGTCCACGACTTCGAGGTCGTGGACCTGCCCGGCATCGAGGCCGCGGCGACCATCATCCACCGGGGGTCGATGGAGAACGTCGGGCCGACGTTCCAGACACTGGCCCACTGGATCGAGGAGAACGGCTACCGGGCGCTCGGCCTGGCCCGCGAGGTCTCCCTGCACTGCCCGCCCGACATGAGCGAGTGGGTGCACGAGCTGCAGATCGAGATCGCGAGCGCCTGA
- a CDS encoding ABC transporter permease, which yields MSVLAARRVRKYHLTLIVVAVLILVLALVRVVTGKVDITSSGTFQAALLLAVPIGLAGLGGLWAERAGVVNIGLEGMMVLGTWFAGWAGYQWGWPAALVAGLAAGAIGGLLHAIATVGFGVDHIISGVAINLLGPGVTRFLSEVLYAEGSRAAEAGAGITTSPALSSKAPQVSLPFFSSGPDLLGRLESTHWFLVSDVAGILRGLTHNVDVLVILAVALIPLSYFVLWHTAFGLRLRSAGENPWAAESLGVNVYLTKYVATVISGALAGLGGVFLVFVTTKYVEGQTGGRGFIGLAAMIFGNWRPGGLAAGASLFGYADGLQLRSSAAVTSFFLFGAILLLLYVGNRIRQLLSSSRETTAAALVGARDYTVMAFAAMGVVVLLWLWMTVDRLPNEFVYITPHVLTLLVLLVASQHLRMPKADGVRYRRGEQH from the coding sequence ATGAGCGTTCTCGCTGCTCGCAGGGTCAGGAAGTACCACCTGACGCTCATCGTCGTCGCGGTGCTGATCCTGGTGCTGGCCCTGGTCAGGGTCGTCACGGGGAAGGTCGACATCACCTCCTCCGGCACCTTCCAGGCCGCGCTGCTGCTGGCCGTGCCCATCGGTCTGGCCGGTCTGGGCGGGCTGTGGGCCGAGCGGGCCGGCGTCGTCAACATCGGCCTCGAGGGCATGATGGTGCTCGGCACCTGGTTCGCCGGCTGGGCCGGCTACCAGTGGGGCTGGCCCGCCGCGCTGGTGGCAGGGCTCGCCGCGGGCGCGATCGGCGGTCTGCTGCACGCCATCGCCACCGTCGGCTTCGGCGTCGACCACATCATCAGCGGCGTCGCCATCAACCTGCTCGGGCCAGGCGTCACCAGGTTCCTGTCCGAGGTGCTGTACGCCGAGGGCAGCCGGGCCGCCGAGGCGGGGGCGGGCATCACCACCTCGCCCGCGCTGTCGTCCAAGGCGCCACAGGTCAGCCTGCCGTTCTTCTCCTCGGGACCCGACCTGCTCGGCCGCCTGGAGAGCACGCACTGGTTCCTGGTCTCCGACGTCGCCGGCATCCTGCGCGGCCTGACCCACAACGTGGACGTCCTGGTCATCCTGGCCGTGGCGCTGATCCCGCTGAGCTACTTCGTGCTGTGGCACACCGCGTTCGGCCTGAGGCTGCGCTCGGCGGGCGAGAACCCGTGGGCGGCCGAGTCGCTGGGCGTCAACGTCTACCTCACCAAGTACGTCGCGACCGTCATCTCCGGCGCGCTGGCCGGGCTCGGCGGCGTGTTCCTGGTCTTCGTCACCACCAAGTACGTCGAGGGCCAGACCGGCGGACGAGGCTTCATCGGTCTGGCCGCCATGATCTTCGGCAACTGGCGTCCCGGCGGCCTCGCCGCGGGCGCCTCGCTGTTCGGCTACGCCGACGGCCTGCAACTGCGCAGCTCCGCCGCCGTGACCAGCTTCTTCCTGTTCGGCGCGATCCTGCTGCTGCTCTACGTGGGCAACAGGATCAGGCAGCTGCTGTCGTCGTCGCGTGAGACGACGGCCGCAGCCCTGGTCGGGGCCAGGGACTACACCGTCATGGCGTTCGCCGCCATGGGCGTGGTCGTCCTGCTGTGGCTGTGGATGACCGTCGACCGGCTGCCGAACGAGTTCGTCTACATCACCCCGCACGTCCTGACGCTCCTGGTCCTCCTGGTCGCCTCGCAGCACCTGCGGATGCCCAAGGCCGACGGCGTGCGCTACCGCCGCGGGGAGCAGCATTGA
- a CDS encoding PH domain-containing protein, whose translation MKQTFRASTAFVLGWIWVAFVVFNVFDLTLRYSGKASLVAGAVLGVLTALVYITALRPATVVADDGLRVRNPLRTTFLPWASVDDVQVSHTINISHGDRVLRAWTPQASARERARANRRGHPRSQRGRYPTEPTLSKGERAAQEAMAGKTHADWVAEQITERAENAKRRREQPGDVRVSWAPDALAACAAALALVVVAIVA comes from the coding sequence ATGAAGCAGACCTTCCGCGCGTCGACCGCCTTCGTCCTCGGCTGGATCTGGGTGGCCTTCGTGGTGTTCAACGTCTTCGACCTGACCCTCCGCTACAGCGGCAAGGCGTCGCTGGTGGCGGGGGCGGTCCTGGGCGTGCTGACCGCGCTGGTCTACATCACGGCGCTGCGCCCCGCCACCGTGGTCGCCGACGACGGGCTGCGCGTGCGCAACCCGTTGCGGACCACGTTCCTGCCGTGGGCGTCGGTCGACGACGTGCAGGTGTCGCACACGATCAACATCTCGCACGGGGACCGGGTCCTGCGGGCCTGGACACCCCAGGCCTCGGCGCGCGAGCGCGCCAGGGCGAACCGCCGCGGCCACCCCCGCTCCCAGCGCGGCCGCTACCCGACCGAGCCGACGCTGTCCAAGGGTGAGCGGGCGGCGCAGGAGGCGATGGCGGGCAAGACGCACGCCGACTGGGTGGCCGAGCAGATCACCGAACGAGCGGAGAACGCCAAGCGCCGCCGTGAGCAGCCGGGCGACGTCCGCGTCAGCTGGGCGCCCGACGCCCTCGCGGCCTGCGCCGCGGCGCTGGCCCTCGTGGTGGTCGCCATCGTCGCCTGA
- a CDS encoding MOSC domain-containing protein, whose amino-acid sequence MGGILGTVAVVRRYPVKGLLGQDVDASDVTTSGLAGDRGLALVDAETGKVASPKNPRVWRGMLALSAAIEPGGVRVILPDGESVRADDPGVDEALSRALGRKVTLTATPPERAALDRAVPEEVLSEGLTARVAVEETVLGAGAPPGTFFDYAPLHLVTTSAIEAVGVEAVRYRPNLVIRTAGEGYVENGWAGAEVAVGDEVVLRVTVPTPRCAVPTLEHGSLPRDTSALRMPAAHNMVEPMPGFGPRPCVGVYAEVLRPGRVTTGDTVRLVH is encoded by the coding sequence ATGGGCGGGATCCTGGGAACCGTGGCGGTGGTGCGTCGCTACCCTGTGAAGGGCCTGCTGGGCCAGGACGTCGACGCGAGTGACGTCACCACGTCCGGTCTCGCCGGTGACAGGGGCCTGGCCCTGGTCGACGCCGAGACCGGCAAGGTCGCCAGTCCCAAGAACCCGCGCGTCTGGCGCGGCATGCTCGCCCTCAGCGCCGCGATCGAGCCCGGCGGGGTCCGCGTGATCCTGCCGGACGGCGAGAGTGTCCGCGCCGACGATCCAGGCGTGGACGAGGCGCTCTCGCGCGCCCTCGGCAGGAAGGTGACGCTCACCGCGACCCCGCCGGAGCGGGCGGCACTGGATCGGGCGGTGCCGGAGGAGGTGCTCAGCGAGGGCCTCACGGCCCGCGTGGCCGTCGAGGAGACCGTGCTGGGCGCGGGTGCCCCGCCGGGTACGTTCTTCGACTACGCGCCGCTGCACCTCGTGACCACCTCGGCGATCGAGGCCGTGGGTGTGGAGGCGGTGCGCTACCGTCCCAACCTCGTCATCAGGACGGCCGGCGAAGGGTACGTCGAGAACGGGTGGGCGGGCGCGGAGGTCGCGGTCGGCGACGAGGTCGTGCTGCGGGTGACCGTGCCGACGCCGCGCTGCGCGGTCCCCACGCTGGAGCACGGCTCGCTGCCCCGCGACACCTCGGCCCTGCGCATGCCCGCGGCGCACAACATGGTCGAGCCCATGCCCGGTTTCGGCCCACGTCCGTGTGTGGGCGTCTACGCCGAGGTGCTCCGCCCCGGTCGCGTCACGACAGGCGACACCGTCCGCCTCGTGCACTGA
- a CDS encoding NAD(P)H-binding protein — translation MTFLVTGATGTVGRHIVSHLVEAGHQVRALTRDPAKAVFPEGVEVVAGDLTVTDTLAAAFDGVTAAHLITFGGDDYAPLSNGQEIVDLAVKAGVRRVTVLGGWDESTLEPALKASELEWTFVHPTEFMSNALQWADAVRAEGVVREPFGDATTAMVHEADIAAVAATALVEDGHHGRTYGLTGPERLTTRDKVRIIGEALGRPVEFVELTEDEARARMAAEGQPQELIDFMIDVFGNVPEEPNTVNSVVQDVTGRAPRSFAQWARENVAAFR, via the coding sequence ATGACCTTTCTCGTGACCGGGGCCACCGGGACCGTCGGCCGCCACATCGTCAGCCACCTCGTCGAGGCCGGACACCAGGTGCGCGCCCTCACCCGCGACCCCGCGAAGGCCGTCTTCCCCGAGGGCGTCGAGGTCGTCGCCGGTGACCTCACCGTGACGGACACCCTTGCGGCGGCCTTCGACGGCGTGACCGCCGCCCACCTGATCACCTTCGGCGGTGACGACTACGCGCCGCTGTCCAACGGCCAGGAGATCGTCGATCTGGCCGTCAAGGCGGGCGTGCGCAGGGTCACCGTGCTGGGCGGCTGGGACGAGAGCACGCTGGAGCCCGCGCTCAAGGCGAGCGAGCTGGAGTGGACGTTCGTGCACCCGACGGAGTTCATGAGCAACGCGCTCCAGTGGGCCGATGCCGTACGCGCCGAGGGGGTCGTCCGCGAGCCGTTCGGCGACGCGACCACGGCGATGGTGCACGAGGCCGACATCGCCGCCGTCGCGGCCACCGCACTGGTGGAGGACGGCCACCACGGCAGGACGTACGGCCTCACCGGGCCCGAGCGGCTGACCACCCGCGACAAGGTGCGAATCATCGGCGAGGCGCTCGGCAGGCCGGTCGAGTTCGTCGAGCTCACCGAGGACGAGGCGCGGGCGCGGATGGCGGCCGAGGGACAGCCGCAGGAGCTGATCGACTTCATGATCGACGTCTTCGGCAACGTCCCCGAGGAGCCGAACACCGTCAACTCGGTGGTCCAGGACGTCACCGGGCGCGCGCCGCGCTCCTTCGCCCAGTGGGCCCGGGAGAACGTCGCCGCCTTCCGCTGA
- a CDS encoding MFS transporter: protein MSSTSARWGALVVLSAVMFLDALDVSMVGVALPSIQADLGLSPSSLQWVVSGYVLGYGGLLLLGGRTADLLGRRRVFLVALAVFAAASLIGGIVDDGTLLIAARFVKGMAAAFTAPAALSIITTTFAEGPARNKALSIFTASGASGFSLGLVLSGLLTELGWRWTFLMPVPVAIIALVAALKVLPKVKEERVEGGYDLIGAVLITASMLLLVFTVVTAPEVGWLSARTIGSLVLSFALLGLFVFAELRVKHPLVRLGLLRSAPIVRANLGLVILMGSYIGFQFAAMQYFQNLLHWSALQTALAFLPAGLLVAITSTKMGDLADRFGTARLIVIGATALAGGYAFFLGIDENPSLGGLVLPGMVLLGIAFALSFPSLNIQATNGVHDDEQGLASGMLNTSGQVGGAVVLAVVTAVLTSGGEGAITIDSLKSSIMVPLILAVVGLLVSATGLNFRKAPAVEREDVKVFETV from the coding sequence ATGTCCTCCACTTCTGCTCGATGGGGCGCGCTCGTCGTGCTCTCAGCTGTGATGTTCCTTGACGCCCTCGACGTGTCGATGGTCGGTGTCGCGCTGCCCTCCATCCAGGCGGACCTGGGCCTTTCTCCTTCTTCCCTGCAGTGGGTGGTCAGCGGCTACGTGCTGGGATACGGCGGTCTTCTGCTACTCGGGGGCAGGACCGCCGACCTGCTCGGCCGACGCAGGGTCTTCCTGGTCGCGCTGGCAGTCTTCGCCGCCGCCTCGCTGATCGGCGGCATCGTGGACGACGGCACGTTGCTGATCGCCGCCCGCTTTGTGAAGGGCATGGCCGCGGCCTTCACCGCGCCTGCCGCTTTGTCGATCATCACGACGACCTTTGCCGAAGGTCCCGCTCGCAACAAGGCGCTGAGCATCTTCACCGCCTCGGGGGCCAGCGGCTTCTCGCTCGGACTGGTGCTGTCCGGCCTGCTGACCGAGCTGGGCTGGCGCTGGACCTTCCTGATGCCGGTGCCCGTCGCGATCATCGCGCTGGTCGCCGCGCTCAAGGTGCTGCCCAAGGTGAAGGAGGAGCGGGTCGAAGGGGGCTACGACCTGATCGGCGCCGTCCTCATCACCGCCTCGATGCTGCTGCTCGTCTTCACCGTTGTCACCGCGCCCGAGGTGGGCTGGCTGTCGGCGCGCACCATCGGCTCACTGGTGCTCTCGTTCGCGCTGCTCGGCCTGTTCGTCTTCGCCGAGCTCAGGGTCAAGCACCCGCTCGTACGGCTCGGCCTGCTGCGTTCGGCCCCGATCGTCCGGGCCAACCTGGGCCTGGTCATCCTGATGGGCTCCTACATCGGATTCCAGTTCGCGGCCATGCAGTACTTCCAGAACCTGCTCCACTGGTCGGCGCTGCAGACGGCGCTCGCCTTCCTGCCCGCGGGCCTGCTCGTCGCGATCACCTCGACCAAGATGGGCGACCTCGCCGACAGGTTCGGCACCGCCAGGCTCATCGTGATCGGCGCGACGGCGCTGGCCGGCGGCTACGCCTTCTTCCTCGGCATCGACGAGAACCCGAGCCTCGGCGGCCTGGTCCTTCCCGGCATGGTCCTGCTGGGCATCGCGTTCGCGCTGTCCTTCCCCTCGCTCAACATCCAGGCCACCAACGGTGTGCACGACGACGAGCAGGGTCTGGCCTCGGGGATGCTCAACACCTCCGGCCAGGTCGGCGGCGCGGTCGTGCTGGCCGTGGTCACCGCGGTGCTGACCTCCGGCGGGGAGGGCGCCATCACCATCGACTCGCTCAAGAGCTCGATCATGGTCCCGCTGATCCTGGCGGTGGTCGGGCTGCTGGTGTCGGCGACGGGCCTGAACTTCCGCAAGGCTCCCGCGGTCGAGCGCGAAGACGTCAAGGTCTTCGAGACGGTCTGA
- a CDS encoding MarR family winged helix-turn-helix transcriptional regulator, which produces MNEEAVVAAWHEVLAKHAKTLCALERELGDKHDLGVSEFEVLDRIVASECRKFRVQELADEVHLSQSALSRVVARLEKSGLVTRGVCDLDRRGVFVCITDEGRARHAAARPTHRAVLSSVFAPIPV; this is translated from the coding sequence ATGAACGAGGAGGCCGTGGTCGCGGCCTGGCACGAGGTGCTGGCCAAACACGCGAAGACACTGTGCGCGCTGGAGCGGGAGCTCGGCGACAAGCACGATCTCGGGGTCAGCGAGTTCGAGGTGCTCGACCGCATCGTCGCCAGTGAGTGCAGGAAGTTCCGGGTGCAGGAGCTCGCCGACGAGGTGCACCTGAGCCAGAGCGCACTGTCCCGCGTCGTCGCCCGCCTGGAGAAGAGCGGGCTGGTCACGCGCGGGGTGTGCGACCTCGACCGCAGGGGCGTGTTCGTCTGCATCACCGACGAGGGCCGCGCCCGCCACGCCGCCGCCCGCCCCACCCACCGCGCCGTCCTCTCCTCCGTCTTCGCCCCCATCCCCGTCTGA
- a CDS encoding thymidine phosphorylase, producing MDVIEVIVTKRGKGALSTEQIDWVIDAYTRGEVADEQMSALAMAILLNGMDRREIADWTQAMIRTGERMDWSMLDRPTADKHSTGGVGDKITLPLAPLVAACGAYVPQLSGRGLGHTGGTLDKLESIPGWRASLSNDEMLSVLRGAGAVVCAAGSGLAPADKKLYALRDVTGTVESIPLIASSIMSKKIAEGTGSLVLDVKVGSGAFMKDVAHARELATTMVALGTDAGVRTVALLTAMDRPLGLAVGNALEVAESVEVLAGGGPADVVELTVRLAREMLDAAGVSGKDPAEALKDGSAMDAWRRMISAQGGDPDGVLPRAAETMTVSCPASGVLTRLDAYGVGLAAWRLGAGRARKEDPVSFGAGVTLHAKPGDLVREGQPLMTLHTDETARFDRALAALDGAYEVGPASDPALLPLVIERVTA from the coding sequence ATGGACGTCATCGAGGTCATCGTCACCAAGCGCGGCAAGGGCGCGCTCAGCACCGAGCAGATCGACTGGGTGATCGACGCCTACACCCGCGGCGAGGTCGCCGACGAGCAGATGTCCGCGCTGGCCATGGCGATCCTGCTGAACGGCATGGACCGGCGCGAGATCGCCGACTGGACCCAGGCGATGATCCGCACGGGCGAGCGCATGGACTGGTCGATGCTCGACCGGCCCACCGCGGACAAGCACTCCACGGGCGGCGTCGGCGACAAGATCACGCTGCCGCTGGCCCCGCTGGTGGCGGCCTGCGGCGCCTACGTCCCCCAGCTGTCGGGGCGTGGCCTCGGCCACACCGGCGGCACGCTGGACAAGCTGGAGTCCATCCCCGGCTGGCGGGCCTCACTGTCCAACGACGAGATGCTCTCGGTCCTGCGCGGCGCGGGCGCCGTCGTCTGCGCCGCGGGCTCGGGTCTCGCGCCCGCCGACAAGAAGCTGTACGCCCTGCGCGACGTCACGGGCACCGTCGAGTCGATCCCGCTGATCGCCTCCTCGATCATGTCCAAGAAGATCGCCGAGGGGACCGGCTCGCTGGTCCTCGACGTGAAGGTCGGCTCGGGCGCGTTCATGAAGGACGTCGCGCACGCCAGGGAGCTGGCCACCACGATGGTGGCGCTCGGCACCGACGCGGGGGTCAGGACCGTCGCCCTGCTGACGGCGATGGACCGGCCACTGGGACTGGCCGTGGGCAACGCCCTCGAGGTCGCCGAGTCGGTCGAGGTCCTCGCCGGTGGCGGTCCCGCCGACGTGGTGGAGCTGACCGTACGGCTGGCGAGGGAGATGCTCGACGCCGCGGGAGTCTCGGGCAAGGACCCCGCCGAGGCGCTGAAGGACGGCTCGGCCATGGACGCCTGGCGCAGGATGATCTCCGCCCAGGGCGGGGACCCCGACGGCGTCCTGCCCAGGGCGGCGGAGACGATGACCGTCTCCTGCCCCGCCTCGGGTGTGCTCACCCGGCTGGACGCCTACGGCGTCGGGCTCGCGGCCTGGCGCCTCGGCGCCGGACGGGCGCGCAAGGAGGACCCCGTGTCGTTCGGCGCGGGCGTCACGCTGCACGCCAAACCGGGTGACCTGGTGCGGGAGGGGCAGCCGCTGATGACCCTGCACACCGACGAGACCGCCCGGTTCGACCGGGCCCTGGCGGCACTGGACGGCGCCTACGAGGTCGGCCCCGCGAGCGACCCCGCGCTGCTGCCACTGGTGATCGAGCGCGTCACCGCCTGA